In Bacteroidales bacterium, one genomic interval encodes:
- a CDS encoding tetratricopeptide repeat protein yields MKVKLLLVLVIITMYFKGYTQDSKIDSLSRLISTSADDNEKAKLLFMRSKSYPASEVERNMADASEALILFKKSNNFQGQVDAMVQISNVYARQNKFPQALETSQKALELARQHDYPVGQAYALNNIGRNLAQMGKLEEAGEAYKEAVRLMSKSGNEKELADIYNRMGIMYFRSSNFNRAIECLDSAAMIASKYNIELLLAYIYMNKANNLSELTRYDEALDYHLKSIAIKEKLKDQKGLLQSYNNMGNIYNLLDQPDKASDYYRESIKVASKLENKVSLGLSYSNLAVALEKMNRNDSLDYFFGQSIANFEQTSDKAGLALACHNYGNTLLNQNEYKKSDEYLTKALTLRREIKAPFDIASTLHLLGRLEIDRGNLEKAEQYLQEALILIEDENGKREADILKTISIVFRERGKLQQAYSTLEDYVSLKDSIITESKLLKVQQLQADYDMLKKEAELVLEKKDNEIHRLAAIRQKSRAFLLFIISILMVSLAVILVIVFLKKKKYADKLMQKNSKIEALNKEIHHRVKNNLQIVSGLLTLHSIQTEDSKTKQAIDEGRTRLDSISLLHQRLYQSDSVTQVEIREYIENLAALIAGSFGLPTNKITTKVNLDNTYMDVDYAVPIGLIVNELVTNAFKHATVDEPSGLTILVDLHKKDRKRVELVVSDNGLPKENKTGIAENTSFGMTLINTLVRQLDGNMSRSYHNGTVFTIDFTMN; encoded by the coding sequence ATGAAAGTCAAATTATTACTTGTTCTGGTTATCATCACTATGTATTTCAAGGGCTATACGCAGGACTCAAAAATCGACAGTTTATCCCGGTTAATCTCAACTTCTGCTGACGACAACGAGAAAGCAAAACTGCTGTTTATGAGAAGTAAAAGCTACCCAGCTTCAGAGGTGGAAAGAAACATGGCTGATGCTTCCGAGGCGCTTATTTTGTTTAAAAAATCAAACAACTTCCAGGGCCAGGTGGACGCCATGGTGCAAATCAGCAATGTTTACGCCAGGCAAAACAAGTTCCCGCAGGCGCTCGAAACCAGTCAGAAGGCGCTGGAACTGGCCAGGCAGCATGATTATCCGGTAGGGCAGGCTTATGCACTCAACAATATCGGACGTAACCTGGCGCAAATGGGAAAATTGGAGGAGGCCGGTGAAGCTTACAAGGAAGCCGTTCGTTTGATGTCCAAAAGTGGGAATGAAAAAGAACTTGCCGACATCTACAACAGGATGGGAATCATGTATTTCCGGTCCAGTAATTTCAACCGGGCCATCGAATGTCTTGACAGCGCTGCTATGATCGCATCAAAATATAATATAGAGTTGCTGCTGGCTTACATTTACATGAATAAAGCCAACAACCTTTCCGAACTCACCAGGTACGACGAAGCACTCGATTACCACCTGAAAAGCATTGCCATTAAAGAAAAGCTGAAGGATCAAAAAGGATTGCTCCAATCCTACAACAACATGGGCAACATTTATAATCTGCTGGACCAGCCCGACAAAGCCTCCGACTATTACAGGGAAAGTATTAAAGTAGCTTCAAAATTGGAAAACAAGGTTTCGCTGGGACTATCCTACTCAAACCTTGCGGTAGCTTTGGAAAAGATGAACAGAAACGATTCGCTGGACTATTTTTTCGGACAATCCATTGCCAATTTTGAACAAACCAGCGATAAAGCCGGGTTGGCACTGGCTTGCCATAATTATGGCAATACATTGCTTAACCAGAATGAGTACAAAAAATCTGATGAATATCTAACAAAAGCATTAACACTGCGGCGTGAAATCAAGGCGCCCTTTGATATAGCCTCCACTTTGCATCTGCTTGGAAGACTGGAAATAGACCGGGGGAATTTGGAGAAAGCTGAACAATACCTTCAGGAAGCACTGATCCTGATTGAGGATGAGAATGGAAAGCGTGAGGCTGATATCCTGAAAACAATCTCAATAGTATTCAGAGAGCGCGGGAAGCTGCAGCAGGCTTACTCAACCCTGGAAGATTATGTCTCTTTGAAGGACAGTATCATCACCGAAAGTAAACTGCTCAAAGTTCAACAATTACAAGCAGATTATGACATGCTGAAAAAGGAAGCTGAACTGGTACTGGAAAAAAAAGACAATGAGATTCATCGGCTGGCTGCAATTCGGCAAAAAAGCCGGGCTTTTCTTTTATTCATCATTTCAATTCTCATGGTCAGTTTAGCTGTAATACTGGTCATAGTCTTCCTGAAAAAGAAAAAGTATGCCGATAAGTTAATGCAAAAGAATAGTAAGATCGAAGCATTGAACAAGGAAATCCATCACCGCGTGAAGAACAACCTGCAGATCGTATCAGGTTTGTTGACCCTTCATTCCATCCAAACCGAGGATAGCAAGACTAAACAGGCCATTGATGAAGGCCGCACACGACTTGACTCCATCTCCCTGCTCCATCAGAGACTCTATCAATCCGACAGCGTAACCCAGGTTGAAATCAGGGAATATATCGAAAATCTTGCCGCACTGATTGCCGGCAGTTTTGGCCTTCCCACAAACAAAATCACGACAAAGGTAAACCTCGACAATACATACATGGATGTTGATTACGCCGTACCTATCGGCCTCATTGTAAATGAACTGGTTACCAATGCATTTAAACATGCAACCGTTGATGAACCATCCGGACTGACTATCCTGGTTGATCTGCACAAAAAAGACAGAAAACGGGTCGAATTGGTAGTATCGGACAACGGCCTTCCTAAAGAAAACAAAACTGGCATTGCAGAAAACACTTCATTCGGGATGACCCTCATCAACACCCTTGTCCGGCAGCTGGACGGCAACATGAGCAGGTCGTACCACAACGGAACGGTTTTTACCATTGATTTTACCATGAATTGA
- a CDS encoding DNA-binding response regulator gives MICPVLIIEDELVIAESISAILTEEAYQVAGIAANYAEAKAFFQKSPLPALVLCDMNLKGGEYGVDVVLKLKQNYDFEIIFITQRSDAKSVHEAMGIKPVNYLVKPFTEKQLLVNMQMATLAVYKKQEYENINLNLTQREIEIARLVAQGFSSKQIAHQLFISAETVRTHRKNMLQRNNLRSFSHLVYLLNQS, from the coding sequence ATGATTTGTCCTGTGCTCATAATTGAAGATGAATTGGTGATCGCAGAATCCATTTCGGCAATCCTCACCGAGGAAGCTTACCAGGTAGCGGGAATAGCTGCAAATTATGCAGAAGCAAAGGCCTTTTTCCAGAAGAGCCCCCTCCCCGCCCTTGTGCTTTGTGATATGAACCTGAAAGGTGGAGAATACGGAGTTGACGTCGTTTTGAAGTTAAAACAAAACTATGATTTTGAGATCATCTTCATCACACAACGTTCGGATGCCAAATCGGTGCATGAAGCCATGGGCATCAAACCGGTGAACTATCTCGTGAAGCCGTTTACCGAAAAGCAACTGCTTGTTAATATGCAAATGGCTACCCTTGCGGTATATAAAAAGCAAGAATACGAGAACATCAACCTGAACCTCACCCAGCGCGAAATAGAGATCGCACGTTTGGTTGCGCAGGGCTTCAGCTCAAAGCAGATTGCCCACCAGCTATTTATCAGCGCTGAGACCGTCCGCACACACCGCAAAAACATGCTCCAGCGCAACAACCTCCGCTCGTTCTCCCACCTCGTCTATCTGCTCAATCAATCCTGA
- a CDS encoding DUF3857 domain-containing protein, producing the protein MSKYRKLSAILVFLSIGKMLHATDFDISNIPAEFLKDANSVVRYKNVSIVISSKYEMTETYAWAITVLNAAGNDHVNPRSSFSSGEKIISISAVVYDANGKEIRQFKPKDAKDVSAVSSMSIFVDDRIMFFDYTPASYPYTFEFKVVRKGSNTAFIPAWTPIENEFQSIINSNYELSYPPEWKLRTSEYNFTPFDIQKEETPGRYSLSAKHLKAIQSEYRSPSFEVFLPVARVSLNHFKLEGIVGHAEGWEDFASWYRNNLLVETDFIPASVKNEVLNLIEGVTDSVEIARIIYEYVQAKTRYVSVSIGIGGWKPMSVESVARTGYGDCKALSYFTAMLLRMAGLPAYYTIVYAGTKPQNIDTTQVTIQGNHVIVCVPLIDTTIWLETTSHSVPFGYLGTNTDNRYVICLSDEGAYILKTPDYPDSLNLQETSATIDLKSDGSFSAEIFMKSEGTQYELKDWLTEVKSEERDKHYQQYWNYFQGLKLNEVKIGADKKKIHFKEEIKLEVLAYGSLTGSRMLVTTNFFNRNQSVPPRYNDRKYPLEIQRGYLDKDNYVIKIPEGFVLEVIPETIFIDNQFGYYSLSVEAYDKETIGVKRELLVRRGLFPPDLYQEYYEFRKIIQRHDQSKFVLIKK; encoded by the coding sequence ATGTCAAAATACCGCAAACTCTCTGCTATCCTGGTTTTTTTGAGCATTGGCAAAATGTTGCATGCAACAGATTTTGACATTTCCAATATTCCTGCTGAATTCCTGAAAGACGCCAATTCAGTTGTCCGCTACAAAAATGTTTCGATAGTCATCAGCAGCAAATACGAGATGACGGAGACCTATGCATGGGCGATTACAGTCTTGAATGCCGCCGGAAATGATCATGTTAACCCGCGGTCATCCTTTAGCTCGGGTGAGAAAATCATTTCAATTTCGGCAGTCGTTTATGATGCAAACGGGAAAGAAATCAGGCAGTTTAAACCGAAAGATGCCAAAGATGTAAGCGCGGTAAGTTCAATGTCCATTTTTGTGGACGATCGCATCATGTTTTTCGATTATACACCGGCTTCTTACCCCTATACTTTCGAATTTAAGGTTGTCCGGAAAGGCTCAAATACCGCATTTATTCCTGCCTGGACGCCAATTGAAAACGAGTTTCAGAGTATTATCAACAGTAACTATGAATTGAGTTACCCTCCAGAATGGAAGCTTCGGACATCCGAGTATAATTTCACCCCATTTGATATTCAAAAAGAGGAAACACCAGGGCGTTATTCTTTATCGGCCAAACATTTAAAAGCCATTCAGTCAGAGTATCGCAGTCCGTCTTTTGAAGTCTTTTTGCCTGTGGCAAGGGTATCGCTCAATCATTTCAAACTTGAAGGAATTGTCGGACATGCCGAGGGTTGGGAAGATTTTGCCAGTTGGTACCGCAACAATCTGCTTGTTGAAACTGATTTTATTCCGGCATCTGTAAAAAATGAAGTGCTGAATCTGATTGAAGGGGTCACTGATTCCGTTGAGATAGCCAGAATAATTTATGAATATGTTCAGGCAAAAACCCGCTATGTGAGTGTCTCGATAGGGATTGGAGGATGGAAACCAATGTCAGTTGAAAGTGTTGCCAGAACGGGTTATGGCGATTGCAAAGCGTTATCCTACTTCACTGCCATGCTGCTTAGAATGGCGGGCCTGCCGGCTTATTATACCATTGTTTATGCAGGAACCAAACCGCAAAACATTGATACGACGCAGGTAACTATTCAGGGCAATCATGTTATTGTTTGCGTACCTCTGATCGACACCACCATCTGGTTGGAAACCACAAGCCACTCTGTTCCTTTCGGTTATCTTGGAACAAACACCGACAACCGGTATGTGATTTGTTTATCAGATGAAGGCGCTTATATTCTTAAAACCCCCGATTATCCTGACTCACTCAACTTGCAGGAAACCTCGGCAACAATTGATTTGAAGTCCGACGGATCTTTTTCAGCAGAAATCTTCATGAAGTCCGAAGGCACGCAGTACGAACTGAAGGATTGGCTGACCGAAGTAAAATCGGAAGAAAGGGATAAACACTATCAGCAATACTGGAACTATTTTCAAGGACTTAAACTGAATGAAGTTAAGATTGGGGCCGATAAAAAAAAGATTCATTTTAAGGAAGAGATAAAACTGGAGGTTCTTGCCTACGGATCATTGACAGGCAGCAGGATGTTGGTAACAACCAATTTCTTTAACCGGAATCAGAGTGTTCCGCCCCGCTATAATGATCGGAAGTATCCACTTGAAATCCAGAGAGGGTATCTTGACAAAGACAACTATGTGATTAAAATCCCGGAAGGGTTCGTTTTAGAAGTGATTCCCGAAACAATCTTCATTGACAATCAATTTGGATATTACAGTCTGTCAGTTGAAGCTTATGATAAGGAAACCATTGGAGTTAAGAGGGAGTTGCTGGTAAGAAGAGGCTTATTTCCTCCCGATCTTTACCAGGAATACTATGAGTTTCGGAAGATTATTCAACGCCATGATCAGTCAAAATTCGTATTAATAAAAAAATAG
- a CDS encoding DUF1566 domain-containing protein — MKKATLLITAILLVAALSIKAQVAVSTDGSSADPSAMLEVKSTEKGFLLPRMTQAERDLIPSPAAGLVIFNLTTNESNIYNGTSWTSNSVSTESPVLSVGDYYQGGIIAYILQPGDPGYDANVMHGLIVAPFDRYATWGCVGTTITGADGTALGTGMQNTADIEAGCSAVATAADICANLVIGGYDDWYLPSRDELNELYQNRLLIGGFLLSGQYAYYCSSTEYSGSAAFVTGFENGSVAPGGKNNYYHVRPVRSF, encoded by the coding sequence ATGAAAAAAGCAACACTACTAATTACAGCAATACTGCTGGTTGCGGCTCTCAGCATCAAAGCCCAGGTAGCCGTTTCAACCGATGGCAGCAGCGCCGATCCTTCAGCCATGTTGGAGGTGAAAAGTACGGAGAAGGGGTTTTTACTCCCACGCATGACCCAGGCAGAGCGGGATTTGATCCCATCGCCGGCAGCGGGGCTGGTGATTTTCAACCTTACTACAAATGAATCGAATATTTACAATGGAACTTCCTGGACAAGCAATTCTGTAAGCACAGAATCGCCGGTATTATCCGTTGGTGATTATTACCAGGGCGGTATCATAGCCTACATCCTGCAACCGGGTGATCCCGGCTACGATGCCAATGTAATGCATGGATTAATTGTGGCGCCATTTGATCGTTATGCGACATGGGGTTGTGTCGGCACCACAATCACAGGGGCTGATGGAACTGCATTGGGTACCGGAATGCAAAACACTGCAGATATTGAAGCGGGTTGCAGCGCAGTGGCTACCGCTGCTGACATCTGTGCAAACCTTGTTATTGGAGGATATGATGATTGGTATTTACCCAGCAGGGATGAATTAAATGAACTATATCAAAACAGACTGTTAATTGGAGGTTTTTTACTATCAGGACAATATGCCTATTATTGTAGTTCTACTGAATATTCTGGCAGTGCTGCATTTGTAACGGGGTTTGAAAACGGATCGGTAGCTCCTGGCGGGAAGAATAATTATTATCACGTCCGGCCGGTAAGGTCGTTTTAG
- a CDS encoding 3'-5' exonuclease produces the protein MLKNLNLDNVLFLDIETVPQYVDYNALPGHFKKLWDEKAGRLRQGETQETPEDLYRRAGIYAEFGKIICISTGFITGSQFRIKSFYGDDERELLAGFSGLLNRHYNTLQHLLCGHNGKEFDFPYIARRMLVNKLPLPEILNLAGKKPWEVQHLDTMDLWRFGDYKSYTSLNLLTAIFGIPSPKDDIDGSQVYDIYWKEKDLERIVTYCQKDTLAVAQVLLSYLGKPLIRETEVFVV, from the coding sequence ATGCTGAAAAACCTCAACCTCGACAACGTCCTTTTCCTTGATATTGAGACTGTTCCGCAATATGTTGATTACAACGCATTACCCGGTCATTTCAAAAAACTGTGGGACGAAAAGGCAGGCCGGCTCAGACAGGGAGAAACCCAGGAAACGCCGGAAGACCTTTACCGTCGTGCCGGGATTTACGCTGAATTCGGCAAGATCATCTGCATTTCAACAGGCTTTATCACCGGATCACAGTTCAGGATAAAATCTTTTTACGGGGATGATGAGCGGGAGTTGCTGGCCGGATTTTCAGGATTGCTCAACCGTCACTACAATACACTGCAACACCTTCTGTGCGGCCATAATGGCAAAGAGTTCGATTTCCCCTACATCGCCCGCCGGATGCTGGTCAACAAGCTCCCGTTGCCCGAAATCCTTAACCTGGCCGGGAAAAAACCATGGGAGGTGCAGCACCTCGACACCATGGACTTATGGCGTTTTGGCGATTATAAAAGTTATACCTCGCTCAACCTCCTCACTGCCATTTTCGGCATCCCCAGCCCTAAAGACGACATTGACGGCAGCCAGGTGTACGACATTTACTGGAAAGAAAAAGACCTCGAACGGATCGTTACCTATTGCCAGAAGGATACCCTTGCCGTTGCCCAGGTGCTACTCAGCTACCTCGGCAAACCACTGATCAGGGAAACGGAGGTGTTTGTGGTGTGA
- a CDS encoding DUF3857 domain-containing protein, whose translation MKKVVIIAALVFLTGQFISAQDVKFRKVSKEELEATTHSRDAEAAAAILYQSCRGYYVYSDNEGWFNLYTYVHQRIKIYKKEGMSWADFSIPYHTKGNFSKFKAYTYNYSDGKIVEEKLDSKAVFTEELSKSLKRRKFAMPAVLPGSVIDIEYELVEPSTIALRPFYFQYDVPVDFCQYEVQIPEYFRFNKTMKGKPLTMNVKSDEMYGTISSAGSTSFSITGKSSSTAPTTTRYRIKTDTYEAVNIPALKDEPFVPSMNNYRAAVFYELSYIQIDGGEVFNYSSSWNEIADKLMTGENFGTQINMRLNDLNGVVEQFAALPPEECMHGIYLYVRNNYSWNGNYGEQTEFGLRKLLSEKSGNIGDINLLLINLLKKAKLDVSPVVLSSRENGFLNIQHPTYAQLDYVIAAVNLNDQRIFLDATNDNLLPGFLPARALNLDGILINDDRTATRIEITNPNAGSTVMFLLAEMNDDLSIKSQARITYQNYDAVVFRSKYKDNEREGGYQNKLHDQYPDLKIVSHSLEGIDQPTNKVTEFVEMTLDGHAEQMGELVFLNPMMIWQKTENPFKLEEREFPVFYNSTTNDKYTISIKLPAGYVVETLPEQVRLLLPDNLGSFQYSITDNAGTLVLQYHYEIAEDIISPAHYPSLRYFTIMMIEKQAEKVVLKKV comes from the coding sequence ATGAAAAAGGTTGTCATTATTGCAGCGCTTGTTTTTCTCACAGGCCAATTCATTTCTGCACAAGATGTTAAGTTTAGAAAAGTAAGTAAGGAAGAACTTGAGGCTACAACTCATTCGCGCGACGCTGAAGCCGCCGCCGCCATTCTTTATCAAAGTTGCAGGGGATATTATGTTTACAGCGACAATGAGGGATGGTTCAATCTCTACACTTACGTTCATCAGCGGATTAAGATTTATAAAAAGGAAGGAATGTCGTGGGCCGACTTCTCCATCCCGTATCACACCAAGGGTAATTTTAGCAAATTTAAAGCCTACACCTACAACTATTCAGATGGGAAAATCGTAGAAGAAAAATTGGACAGCAAAGCTGTGTTCACCGAAGAATTATCGAAGTCGCTAAAAAGGAGAAAGTTTGCCATGCCTGCAGTTTTGCCGGGTTCGGTGATTGATATTGAATACGAGTTGGTTGAGCCGTCCACCATTGCCCTGAGGCCTTTTTACTTTCAGTATGATGTCCCGGTTGATTTCTGTCAGTATGAGGTTCAAATCCCTGAATATTTCAGGTTTAATAAAACCATGAAAGGAAAACCGCTGACCATGAACGTGAAAAGTGATGAAATGTATGGGACAATCAGCTCAGCAGGAAGTACTAGTTTTTCGATAACCGGGAAGTCCTCTTCAACAGCACCAACAACTACTAGATACAGGATCAAAACTGATACGTACGAAGCTGTAAATATTCCGGCGCTCAAAGATGAACCATTCGTTCCTTCAATGAATAACTACCGGGCAGCAGTTTTTTACGAATTGTCCTATATCCAGATTGACGGAGGCGAAGTATTTAATTATTCGAGTTCCTGGAATGAAATAGCTGACAAGTTGATGACCGGTGAGAACTTCGGAACCCAGATCAATATGAGGCTTAATGATCTGAATGGTGTTGTAGAACAGTTTGCAGCACTCCCGCCCGAAGAATGTATGCATGGAATTTATCTGTATGTGCGTAATAACTACTCCTGGAATGGCAATTATGGCGAACAAACCGAATTTGGCCTGCGAAAGTTACTTTCGGAGAAAAGCGGAAACATTGGTGACATCAACCTTTTGCTTATCAATTTGCTCAAAAAAGCAAAATTGGATGTTTCTCCCGTAGTGCTTAGTTCGCGGGAAAATGGCTTTCTCAACATTCAACATCCCACCTATGCCCAGCTCGATTATGTAATTGCTGCTGTTAATCTGAACGATCAGCGCATTTTCTTAGATGCAACAAATGATAATCTCCTTCCCGGTTTTCTGCCCGCAAGAGCGTTAAATCTTGACGGAATTTTGATCAATGATGACCGAACTGCAACAAGGATCGAAATTACCAATCCCAACGCAGGAAGCACCGTCATGTTTTTACTCGCTGAAATGAATGATGATCTTTCTATAAAAAGTCAGGCAAGAATTACTTACCAGAATTATGACGCTGTCGTATTCAGATCAAAATACAAAGATAATGAAAGGGAGGGGGGATATCAAAATAAACTCCATGATCAGTACCCGGATTTGAAAATTGTATCACACAGCCTTGAGGGTATTGACCAGCCTACAAACAAAGTAACCGAATTTGTAGAAATGACCCTGGATGGACATGCTGAGCAGATGGGAGAATTGGTATTCCTGAACCCCATGATGATCTGGCAAAAAACCGAAAATCCGTTTAAACTTGAAGAGCGTGAATTTCCGGTTTTTTACAACAGTACCACGAACGATAAATATACTATTTCGATTAAACTGCCCGCCGGTTATGTTGTGGAAACCCTGCCGGAACAAGTTCGCCTGCTGTTGCCCGACAACCTCGGCAGTTTTCAATATTCGATCACAGACAATGCCGGAACGCTGGTGCTTCAATATCATTACGAAATTGCTGAAGACATCATATCACCGGCACACTACCCTTCGTTAAGATATTTCACCATCATGATGATTGAAAAACAAGCTGAAAAAGTTGTGCTTAAAAAAGTCTAA
- a CDS encoding T9SS type A sorting domain-containing protein yields the protein MKLPFTLFLLTFLFTGYQAKSQALLVHTGSSIKVENGTTLDITSGNLVLKSGATGDVSLIDLGAVTFSGGGHAEVERYLTHGKWHLISSPVASATASMFVGDYLQYFTESTNQFSDVVSIAAPLNIMQGYALWTIDEIPSTEVFTGITNTGNHSRSFTQGGQGFNLMGNPYPSAIDWDEVAIPAELSGAFWLFDPTTGEFGEYKYYISGGGEANTTSQYIPSGQGFFVRSTGGSGTLVLSNASRAHSSQAFYKQKGADPTLLLKATGNNITTQTAIRFNPSATAAVDRLFDVNKLTTNSPDVPVIYSMVGNEKMAINTLPSVQGNETVAVLFKAGLSGNYTLTASSLSTIDPSVPVFLEDVSMNYFQDLRLNPDYGFAYVPYAEKEFKIHFREVTNINSPDQLSAPCFLTGNMLYVNFSDDFGISTQEAIISVYSITGQLLLKVNTRDAFNSIPFKGSQSIYLVNLSTNRYTTTIKVFNQ from the coding sequence ATGAAACTACCTTTTACATTGTTTCTTTTGACTTTTTTATTCACGGGGTACCAGGCAAAGTCGCAGGCACTGCTTGTGCACACCGGATCGAGTATAAAAGTTGAAAATGGCACCACGTTGGACATCACCAGCGGAAATCTGGTTCTTAAGTCCGGTGCAACGGGCGATGTGTCGCTGATTGATTTGGGTGCGGTAACCTTCAGTGGTGGCGGCCATGCCGAAGTTGAACGTTACCTGACACATGGTAAGTGGCATTTGATCTCTTCGCCGGTGGCATCGGCAACGGCCTCCATGTTTGTTGGCGATTACCTGCAGTACTTCACCGAAAGTACAAATCAATTCAGCGATGTTGTCTCCATCGCTGCTCCGTTGAACATCATGCAGGGTTATGCCTTGTGGACGATTGATGAGATTCCGTCCACAGAGGTTTTTACCGGAATTACCAATACCGGCAACCACAGCCGAAGTTTTACACAGGGCGGTCAGGGTTTCAACCTGATGGGGAATCCATATCCATCCGCCATAGACTGGGATGAAGTTGCCATTCCTGCTGAACTCAGTGGTGCATTTTGGCTGTTTGACCCGACAACAGGTGAATTTGGAGAATACAAATATTATATCAGCGGTGGGGGTGAGGCCAATACCACCTCACAGTACATCCCATCCGGCCAGGGCTTTTTTGTAAGATCTACCGGCGGTTCGGGAACGTTAGTCCTCAGCAACGCCAGCAGGGCACACAGCAGCCAGGCGTTCTATAAGCAAAAAGGCGCCGATCCCACGCTGCTGCTGAAAGCTACCGGAAACAACATTACCACGCAAACTGCCATTCGGTTCAATCCTTCAGCCACTGCCGCCGTTGACAGGCTGTTTGATGTAAATAAACTTACTACCAACAGCCCCGATGTACCGGTTATCTATTCGATGGTTGGCAATGAAAAAATGGCGATCAATACGCTTCCTTCTGTTCAGGGAAACGAAACCGTGGCTGTGCTCTTCAAAGCCGGATTATCCGGAAACTATACTTTGACAGCCTCAAGCCTCTCTACCATTGATCCATCGGTACCGGTTTTCCTGGAAGATGTTTCGATGAATTATTTCCAGGATTTGCGGCTTAATCCGGATTATGGCTTTGCCTATGTTCCGTATGCGGAGAAAGAATTTAAAATCCATTTCAGGGAGGTTACCAATATCAATTCGCCCGATCAATTGAGTGCTCCCTGTTTTCTGACTGGCAACATGCTTTATGTGAACTTCTCCGATGACTTCGGAATCAGTACACAGGAAGCAATCATTTCGGTTTACAGTATTACAGGGCAGCTCCTATTAAAGGTCAACACCAGGGACGCATTCAACAGCATTCCTTTCAAAGGAAGCCAGTCCATCTATCTCGTAAACCTGAGTACAAACCGCTATACGACTACCATTAAAGTTTTTAACCAATAA